Within Ischnura elegans chromosome 6, ioIscEleg1.1, whole genome shotgun sequence, the genomic segment ccacgtgggttccacgtggattccaccacccatttctcactgggttgacTGTGACCTGTGTACCACTCAGCTCTTGATGCAGAGTTACATGATTGTGCCAACTCACTTGTACTTGGCCCATCACTACAGAAGACACATTGGCAcgaatttcactgaaaaaagaGCTGTAAAGAATgttgttagaaaaaaatcaaaatgaattcttcacctagaaatcgtcatttaaaataatGTCACCATACATGAAGAATTTACTCCTTTAGtcaaaggggaaaataaaaacaacatttcaattttaaagtaaGCTTTACTAAATATACATGTCTGCATGAAAAATGCCTTGTAATCAGTCTCATGGTAATAGATACAAAGATCTAACTGACATCTTATTAGTGAAAACACTGCTTATCAAAATAAACTCTGGAGTTTTGCGCTGAGAAAATACTTGTAGAGCATGTAATACTGTTATCACATTTTCATCcatgaatgaattttatgattgaatgagaaaaatgaaatgcaatacaACTATGACTTAATCCTCAAATCATCTCCTGTAAACTCAGGTACAACCCAAATGATGTATGAATATGTATACTATATAACCTACTCCTTAACAATAAGAAATTTGGCAGTTAACCCTGTTTTGGTACCTATGCATCTATGCATACCATTTGCTGCATGAAATCATGTCTAATTCCTGATACTTTCTTGATTCTAGAGGTCTATAAAATCACATCAGACAAATCTATCTCATGTGTGTTGAAAGATGTAGCAAGAAAAAACTATAGAATTGTAAACGAACAAAAGACCAAGTATGGTTGGTTATACTGATGAGTAGGGTTGACTGCCCAAAATACAAACATTGGTAACCAAATAAGGTAAGTAACACATTGGATTACAGCAATTAATTTAAACCAAATAAATCTCCCCTCACAAAATTGACGGTAGCAGACAAGTCAAGTGGACAAATGAGGAGTGACAAAATCACAAAATATCTATTCAAACTTTatgtttcacgaccccttattatatatatatattttttttagatcacgagatgacccacatctcgtgatctaaaaaaaatatatatataaaaatatctattcctTGCACCAGGAGACTTGAAAATACTTATTCTGTCCTGGCTGATTAGAGATTATTGATTTTACTGAACTGAGATAAAATTAATGCTTCAATTTGAGGTAAAGAAACTTCCGCATACTTAAAATCTAACCATACACAGCCAATGATGCTGGCCTGCCTGCCATAAGCAATGATATGTTGCTGCTTAAATTACCTGCCTATACTCTTGGCAGGGATGTAATTTTATTGcctcattatttctttttatcatttattgttttCAACTTCCAAAGTAATAAATTCACTTTTACTTTATTTgtgattcatgaaataaaaataattttagtataaattaaaacaatttggcaaaaatatatgataaattaatttaaacttttcacCGAATTTTTCTCGCCTAGATGTTTTCCTGAAGAATGAACTAGCTGGCTTTACCAGCGACTTAATTGAACAAATAAACATATTAACCAGCTCATAAAAGAGCTTTGCCCAACTCAACATTTCCCTTAGCTTGGCAAAGGCTTAGGACTAGAGGTTTCGTCTCTGGCTAAACGAGAGATGCTACCTCATTATAGTGTAATTTGATCCCATACAATTTGGCTGCATCATGGCACACAGGCTCCTAAATGGAGCATCCCTCGCACTTACTTACCAACCACACTTTACCCACCCAACaacaaagtaaataattatacaCACAGCATCTTTTACAACGCATTCTCTGCCTCCATCTcacaagaaaggaaaaaaaaatacatccagtCGGCATTCATCCATTTCTGAGACATTAATTTACAAAGGGAATCATGGCTCACAAGTGACTCTTTCTTAATACTCAGTCAGAGGAAGGTCCAGTGAGGTTTGCCCTCCATAAAAAAAGGGATTCCCTGACTGTGTACCCCCTAGGAATCTCCTTCGGCAATGGGGACATTTTCACTCGTGGGGGAGGGGTCAAGGACAGGCTCAGAAGTCGAATGGGGCATCTCACTATCTGAGTCTTTGACTGATTTTGATTCTTCAGAGTTCTTTGGCACTTGATGGTTCTCCGCTGCGACCTCCCCATTGCCCTCAGAGGCGACACCGTTCCCTTCCATAGGGGCCCCATCACCATCTTCATCTTCACCGCCTTTCGCCCTATCCTTCCTTAGGGTGCACTCAGCAATCAGATGCGACTCAGATTTACAGTGATGGCACCTTTTCGGTTGCGGGCCCATTGTACACTTGGCAGCAACATGATTTGCAAATTCACCACAGTTATAACACCTgtaaatgagataaaaagtaaGTGGCTATGCttaccattaaataataaaaatgaaaagtaaagtaCCAATTgttaagtaataaaaatgaaataggaatagTGAGATGGAGTTTAGCAAAAGTTATATTTTGCAAATGTGAAATGCTTTTAGATATTGGATAAATTTTTCATCATAGGActtccactaattgtaagtaatcgATTGGagtacataatgaaaatacaggAAGTGAAGCATATCATccagcagtggcataactaggaatatggtttggggggggggggaatggggggtCTAGGAGTGAGCCCCCCCTCCGAGcaacagggggtccgggaaaatgtttgaaaaattacatgcctggaaatacattttacatcattttggcacataaaatttcactttgagtaaatgcagtgattatatgtcaaaactagacaatagtttaaaatattttttttatttctctgaggttttggggggaggatctatccccatcaccccccccccccctcatagttacgccactgtcatgCAGTAACAGTCATTCACTACAGACTTGCACTATTTTATGCCCAACTTGCAGCTTTTTATAGTGAAATATGCCTCATCTATTTGCACCTGTAATTGTCTAAATATGTATAAAGATAAGTACTCTTCCCCTCTTCCACTTGGCACGCAAATGGAAGCAAAAGATCATTTGAGATAATTTTCCCTTCAATACTCCTGCAAGGAAATCAGGacatatataaaattgaaattaaaataggtaTTGTGTAGTGGTAATATTGTGGTCTTTCATTGATGGAGAATTTTCTTATTGAAGCTGATAGAGAACACGGCGATTTTCCTTTTACCGGTTATCTAATAGATACCCACTCCTTATTATATCATTTTAGACaaacaaaatgatttttccttaaaatttacacTTTCCAAATTCGCAAAATAAAGGCATTTAGTAAATAAACTTGTATTTCCTATGCCCCACTAATGCCGAATTTTACAGAGGAACACAAACCTTATTTTCCGGAATCTCTTTTTGGTCATCGGCCTCCTGTGAGAGCCATGACAGTCCGCTCCTCCAGGACCGGTGACAACAGTTGCCTCCAGTCCCTTCTCGGAAGTCTTGCAAGCAAATTCCACCTCCTCTTCATCACCTAAACTCCTAAAGCCACTCATTTGGATCACACTCTggaatgaaacagaaaaataattagttGATACATGGAATGAGatcaaaataattaaagtaaaaggTTTTGCTAAGTCACTCCCAAATCTTAGCGGAAAAGATCCATTATTTCTGGCTTCTCAGGTTTCTGCGGAGTGACATGATTCTCTATTTTTTGGGTTACAATGCATCCAGATTAAAGGTGCTGCtttgcatttttctaaatttttatggGGCATGTTTTTACCACCTTTTTGCCTATTTGTTTGCTGAATAATTGCCCCTCTGAGCGCTCTCTTCCATGATAAGTGGAGTATGGAGAGGTGATGTATGCTCTCTACCAATCATGGAAGATAACACTCGGAGAGGCAACAAATCAGCAAACAAATAGGCAAAAAGACGGTAAGGACAGGCAACAAAGACTGATAAAAATGCAGAGCATCATTTTTGATCTTAAGAAGCCATAGGATCACTAATGAAACCAGTGGTGCAGCGATGGGGGGTTTTgaaggataaaccccccccccccccagagatcacagaaattttttagttaaatctattttacttaattggattaatattacttatagaatagtgtaaggattaatgacaTATCCCtaggaaagccgtaaaactcaccattttgaaccacttatgttaatttttttctggtgcaGGGCCTGCACATCTCCCacttgggtattccatacccccaggaccagtggtggatctaagggggctatagtcccccccattttacactagatagaatggtaatttttttccgaccccactTATGCTGGGATTTTAACCCCTACTTagctccccccttgtccctatcctggatccatcACTGCCAAGGACCTCAGttttagttgtgcctgaaacccccctaggcttgattcctagctgcgcccctgggtgaaACTATCCGACAGAAAATCTGGGCGTGGAGTAACCCAAAAGATGGAGAACTATAAATTACCTGTACGCAGTCATTCAGGCAAGACAATTACTCTACTGCATTGAAGTTTGCTTTCTCCTTTCACATTGCTGAACTGTGTGAACTTACTTTTGCATTTCTATTTTCATGCCCATACTTCTTTTGGATGAAACAAACCGTCATTCCATTCCAATTGGATGAGCAAATAGTATAGATTTAATActtattaacttttattcacACTAATTTGAAGTtgggaaatataaaattgattgaaaaagaaAGCCCTCACTTTCCTACGGCAGGCAAAGGGTTagatggatttaacttaaaaataacaaTCAGTAAACTTAAACATTTACTTTTGTGACAAATAATGAGAAGAGCAGAAACAGAAAATGCTCTGAGGCACAAAAACCTCCCTTCCATTGACGACGTTTGTATTGCGAAAGTAAAGCTAGCATATCAGCAACATTGGACCAAAAGAATTTTGTCACAATCCGAAATCAAAGCCATGATTTCCAAAAGATTACATATCCACTTGGAGGATATTTAGTGCTCCTGTTCATCTTTGGGGCTACTCTGGCTGaccatttgattttatttatttttgtggatgAATATTGCATATATGGTATAAAGTAACATAACTATTCGTAGGAAAAATTGATGGCTTTCCTAAAAGGTGTTTGGAGTGACTGGGGACCTTTGGTAGTGGATCATGATGGGGGCCTCCTTGCCGTGGGATTCGAGGGTCCTTCCCCAGAATATTTTAGGAAACTGAATGCCCGGAtatggattttgatgctattctggctcttaaaaaacaCATAGAAGTCAATAAAAAGAGcaattttgcaagaaaaaattttgtgaaaagtGACAATTACggagcttataaaatttaataatgtatgatggttctataatctatttattgaaattgttcCTTTAATCtgtatttaaatctaaaaatacctctaaaataatcttttcgaataaccctttcaaagaAGCATCAGGTTCACTACATGTATTTTTCtggcatcttattttatttttgtatgtggtCTTCTTACACTGAAAATGATTAcattgtaaataaagcaaatttatgaaaactgAGAAtgttatcattgcaaaaaaactttggttcaggTTATCCGAGTCTTTTTTTTTACTACCCCTATCATATACCCTGCATGATAAACGCGAGTGTTGTGAGGGCCCGGTAAGCTTGGGACCATCGGCAATCGCCGACCAGCCAGACCACCCCAGGCTTTGCTAGTTTCAGAGATGTACGGAGGGAATGGTTTGCCTCAAACCTTTTTGCTTAAAGGTCAGAGGCTGTTTCGGAATTCATGGCTTCGATTCCAATGGCTTATTTCCAATTCCTCACCTGATGCACAAAAACGTCTTGACCACCGTCGTCCGGGGTGATGAATCCCCACCCTTTGGCAACGTTGAACCACTTGCACTTGCCTCTGCGCCTCCCGCTACTCACACCTGAAATTCAGTGAAAGAATAAGATTGTagttttatgacaaaaatattgctACAGATACCACATTCATTTGATGACAAAGCacagcggcgtagccagggggagggatCCGGGGGGTTCGGACACccccctaaaatataaaaaaaaactcaattattttccatcatgaaagaaaacaaaatattgaaaaattatgatttacaaaatatttctccaacaaatgaagtttatttgattatgaaaagtgttaaaattactttaaaaccctcaacttagtaccctgtttcaAAAAGATTTCCCCCCCTGGCCCTCCaagcaaaattcctggctacgccactgacaacGCAATCAACAGATGGAAATGATGGAACTCCTAATTGAGGTTCATAAATGTAgtatagagtttaaaaaaagctgtaaataaatatttttggaagaaaCTTGAATTTGCACTTATTAATGATCAATTGCATGAATAAGAAGGGGAACCATTCACCCCCACAGGCTGACAAAATCATTCCAAATTATTGCTTATATATGAACTTTTAAAACACCACAGTTTTCGCATATTGTACAGTTTAGCAAAaggagcataaaaataatattaaaaacgtaGGTAGGTAAACATTAAGAGGTCTTGCtttgctgcccccccccccccaatagtgTCTCCTTACAGGTTCACCACCCCCTAAATTAAAATCCTATTTATATCATTGCTAGCGATACAAAATATTATCTCGAACatagtaattttttttggagaatgTCATGACCAGTCAGATGCTTATTAGATAGAAAGGTTTTAGCTGGGGGTAGAAGGAGAAAGGGGTGAAACACCCTGGAATTCTTTTGGAATTACTGTCGCATAGGTATCCAACCTTCTGAATAACACTTCAACCAACTAAATATTACTCCCCCTCCAAATGATCCACACCCCAATACTCTTTCCAGCTTAAGTCTTGGAGGAGGAGGTGGGCAATGGATAGAAAAGTGGAGAAGAAGAAACTCGACCCCTATAATTCCAAGAGGAACATTAAATTACTCATCAAGAATTTTCTCTCCAAGGGTGAAATCGCAGGTGACTTAACCATGGCCCTCTACCTGGCTTATCTGCagccttttcttaaaatatttatttgaaaagtcTTTAAATTACCTACCTTAtctaatctaacaataagtatatTTATCGGTCGTCTGACGGAAGAAATTTCTAGAATACATAAATTCAATTTGGGAACTTTAGGGTAAAAAGATTCTTGTCTTAACTTAAAGGTGGTTAAGTCGGAAGTCACAAGTTTTCAGTATGGATAAGACGTATCAAAGTTGTAATTCAAGCAAATATATCAACAAATCAGCCCAATGTATCGGATGCCATCACGCAAAAAGTTCGAGACACTATCAGGGGTCTTATTGAGTACACAACATTCGCTCACTGGAAATGATTGGAACACGTAGCAACACAATAGTAACAACCATTGAAGGGAGGATAAGGAGGAGGATAAAGGGAGGAGATACTGACGTCAACAACTTTTCCCGCGAAAGGGTTGAAAACTTCGATTTACCAAGGCCGATAACTCGAGAAGTATGCTAGATGTCGCAAAATAATCGAAGAAATTTGGCTCGGTATTAATTTTCCGAATTTATTCagaaatgtaaatataaaatatctgcaataaaaaataaatttgtgcgtGCCTAAACAATTCATCTCACAAAAAAGCTAATTtataccatgcaaataaaaatgaataaaatatgagggCTGAGTAACGTTTTTAGCATTGGCAAAACTCAAAATAGCAACAAATTCGTGGTAAAATTCTTTGTTTAATTCTGTTTttaggtgatggttttccgggtttacaccgcgttctGTTTTTAGGTACCTAAGTATGTCTTTGAAAGACGGCTTTAACTTTTTGATTAATAGGAAACCATGGTGTCCATTGCCTGGTACCAAATTATGCTCTAGTTATACTCCGTATCCTTTTATAGCCCGCGGGGAAACACCCctttagagcttaaaaaattcCGATTTGGCACGAGACACGAATAACAGGTTATCTCTAACGAGGAGACAAGTGCAGGGATGAATGGGGGAGATGCTCGGCAGATTGTGAATGGCGCGTATGGCACCACACCTGACGCGACTACTGCTGGACCACGCGCCGTCCTCTACAAAGACGCAGATGAAAAGGGAACGGCCATagaattcacagagaaaaatagaagatggagagaaaaaaaatgaaccagTCGAGAAATGCGCCTCCGCATCCAGAATGGAATGAATGGGCTCCGTCGACGACTCTCCCTTCATCGGTGACCAGGGCAACCGCGTCGTAAACATCCTCCATCAGTCCAGTTCATCCCGGCAACCGGTTCTAGGTCTCTCTCTGCTTTCGACACACAGGAATCAACGAGATGCACACTGGCGTCAGATGTGGCGCAAGAATGTGCGAAGGGCTAAGCTCATTAGAACCTATCCATTCATCTGCATACCGACCGCAGGGCATCGgagcgtggcagggggtgtttttttttaatgttggacTAGCTTGATGCGAGGCGATTTTTTGTGGAGGTACTCCATCAATTAACATTCACAAACAAATTATTAACTAGACAGGTGACTGTAAGCTACAGCTTTCGTCGACTTTTCATACCTAAATCCAGTGAAGGACAGCAATCGAGAAAATTATATAGGTATGGAATTATCGGGGgcgttaaattatttttcaatttgtagtcgtcattattccttttttcgcaaAAGATAGTTTTGCTCGAAAGACCATGAAGGGAGGGAGACTGGCAgagtacttcttaaatactccatgcaccCACCCttttcggtagaatactttaataacataattaaattacCTACGAAAGGGTTAAGGTCATCAATTTTTCGATACGAACAGCTCAAAAAGTAAAGACCGCTGCACAAGGTGACTTATCATGCGagtgatcatgctgaatgatcatgccattattcacgggatcatgcgagcaaaatagaacatgttctaattttcactgaatgataatgcgcatgacggttcattcgcgaatttttccgttatgaTTTAACGTTCCTGAATGATTTAATCATttaattcgcatgatcattcaccgtgaatAGCGGCCTTAAgcgacgtatagaaaaaagggaaaatatgggTAATCTTATCTTTCACATTCTATCACAATCTACAATAAATTAAACTTTGTGAAAGAGCCAATTGAAGCCAACACAATGTTTTGAGTTGGTAATGATAGTTGCCAACAGAACTGGACATGACCGATCAAGAACAGATATCTTACGgagagacatggagaacattatcCTAGAACCTCACTAAATTTCTAGGCCTGACAGAAACGATAGGATTAGAGCGATATTTTGTCGAACGAATAGGCAAATGAATTCGTTTTTCACAGAACAACAACGGTTTACTGCATATCACTTAATCAGTTTCCGTggtggctccagggatggaaattcTATCCATCTTTCCATCACTCGACAGTAGAACTCAGTATCCTAATCACTCCAACGTGCACTTCATTTTCTTataaacggatggtgtcctaacaccccccgccattCGCCTTTTTGGGGTGTATTATGAAGATTTAGATGAATGAAACACGTCACTGCACACTTCCCAAACCTTACCTTCGCGTTCTCGTCCTTCGATAAATTTGACGTTCATCGGAAACACGACGGATGGAAGTCATGCCTGAAAGGCCTGTCGATGAATCCTGCAGCAACTGATGACCCCGTCAACGATTTGTCCACGATCAACATGATGACGCCTCGCGTCCGATGCGGACAACGGCACCTTCCGATCAGCGGAGCGTTCGTCGAATTTTCGCGATGCGTAGTAGCGGAACACGAAGTGGGTGGGTTCAACGCCGGCGATTGGTGGCGCAGCAATATAAATCCTCTCCTCCAGGCGCCCTTGATCGTCCTCCGAAGGGGAATCGACCCTTCCGCACAGCGAAATAGCGCTGCTCACAAAAATCCTTCACGCGCTGGACCACTTACGAAGGACGTTGACGTAATCTAACAGTTTTCTTCAAGACGGAAAAACTTCCACGCACATATGAACCTCCTCCTAGCCACAAATGAAGCGATTGGTAACTACCACGCGAGAGAGCAGATAATGGCTTATGCAGGGCTCCTTTCAGCGGTAAAAAGCATGATTGATTCCTTAAACTGA encodes:
- the LOC124161218 gene encoding protein lin-28 homolog A yields the protein MCVGGPAEEEGGGGKGVAKTVAQNNTNGSGPTTMAEGAAEDGAAPQETNNGTGNNAITSNNNGSASEEQPGVTMEEGDNQEGVSSGRRRGKCKWFNVAKGWGFITPDDGGQDVFVHQSVIQMSGFRSLGDEEEVEFACKTSEKGLEATVVTGPGGADCHGSHRRPMTKKRFRKIRCYNCGEFANHVAAKCTMGPQPKRCHHCKSESHLIAECTLRKDRAKGGEDEDGDGAPMEGNGVASEGNGEVAAENHQVPKNSEESKSVKDSDSEMPHSTSEPVLDPSPTSENVPIAEGDS